Proteins encoded by one window of Methanobacterium sp. CWC-01:
- a CDS encoding pentapeptide repeat-containing protein, with translation MKTCKHEYGSSGELCTEEVWINSDYCILHTDFPRNRNSPDFNILTAEKNKEIQKKVTNKDFNFEGSRLFNLDFSRMKIMGDLNLRDADVKENLLLSYLKVEGKSILQGITVGETCDFQEAEFGGDAEFTQAVIGGNANFNRAKINGNVHFDKAEIGGDANFTRAIIRGDADFSLTHINGGAYFPLARFNGDMNFLLAIIDGILDFRVRIDGKADFEKVKIGGDADFQEAEIAEGVYFTRSTITGNINLFMAKISKTAYFRGATLLGKANFEQTSFNCNVDFQEVKFGGDANFEKMVTTGISKFQWSIFSGYVYFSNSGFKGPVNFDETSFLTKGVFKGLRNFNASFEGAILKNVAFRDCDLTNVRFKHVIFEHCGLSTSNWDDKIPEHRDLELTKKDKLDRYSISLSNFFKILWTPDLIKKANIAADSYNRIKKSLREEGDYLKAGKFYINEMDLRREVYWNNNKLMWLFYSILSITTNYGESIRRLVISYFGLITIFAVLYVGIYGYQVYNAIIYSALNSVAVIYSTGQPTGLEFLIFVENLGGTVLIALFVYVFAMKMSR, from the coding sequence ATGAAAACTTGTAAGCATGAATATGGTTCTTCAGGAGAATTATGTACTGAAGAAGTTTGGATAAACTCAGATTATTGCATTTTACACACTGATTTCCCGAGAAACAGGAATTCACCAGATTTTAATATCTTAACTGCTGAAAAAAATAAAGAAATTCAAAAAAAAGTCACGAATAAGGATTTTAATTTTGAAGGTTCCCGGTTATTTAACCTTGATTTTTCTAGGATGAAAATAATGGGTGACCTGAATCTCAGGGATGCAGATGTAAAAGAAAATCTTTTATTGTCATACCTGAAAGTTGAGGGTAAGTCTATTTTGCAGGGAATCACAGTTGGTGAAACTTGTGATTTTCAGGAGGCAGAGTTTGGTGGTGATGCTGAATTTACCCAAGCCGTAATTGGTGGGAATGCAAATTTTAACCGAGCGAAAATTAATGGCAACGTGCATTTTGATAAGGCTGAGATTGGTGGAGATGCCAACTTTACGCGCGCCATAATCAGGGGGGATGCAGATTTCTCCCTGACTCATATTAATGGGGGTGCATATTTTCCACTGGCCAGGTTTAATGGAGATATGAACTTCCTTCTTGCCATTATAGATGGCATCCTTGATTTTAGAGTAAGAATTGATGGGAAGGCCGATTTTGAAAAGGTAAAGATTGGTGGGGATGCTGATTTTCAGGAAGCTGAGATTGCTGAGGGAGTTTATTTTACCAGATCAACCATTACTGGTAATATCAATCTTTTCATGGCGAAAATTAGTAAAACTGCTTATTTTAGGGGGGCCACACTTCTTGGAAAGGCAAATTTTGAACAGACCAGCTTTAATTGTAACGTGGATTTTCAGGAAGTTAAATTTGGTGGGGATGCTAACTTTGAGAAGATGGTTACCACTGGAATTTCCAAATTTCAATGGTCCATTTTTTCTGGTTACGTATATTTTTCAAATTCTGGTTTTAAAGGACCAGTAAACTTTGATGAAACTTCTTTTTTAACTAAAGGAGTCTTTAAGGGATTAAGAAATTTTAATGCCTCTTTTGAAGGCGCAATTCTTAAAAATGTTGCATTTAGAGATTGTGATCTAACAAATGTACGATTTAAACACGTGATATTTGAGCATTGTGGATTGTCCACCTCCAACTGGGACGATAAAATTCCTGAGCATAGGGATTTGGAATTAACTAAAAAAGATAAGCTGGACCGATATTCCATATCCTTATCTAACTTTTTTAAAATTTTATGGACTCCGGATCTAATAAAAAAGGCAAATATAGCTGCAGATTCATACAATAGAATAAAAAAATCTCTTAGGGAAGAAGGAGACTACCTAAAGGCTGGAAAATTCTATATAAACGAAATGGATCTGCGAAGAGAAGTATACTGGAATAATAATAAATTGATGTGGCTTTTTTACTCCATATTATCCATCACCACCAATTATGGCGAAAGTATAAGAAGACTAGTAATTAGCTATTTTGGATTGATAACAATTTTTGCAGTATTATACGTGGGTATATACGGGTATCAAGTTTATAATGCCATAATATACAGTGCATTAAACTCCGTGGCCGTAATCTATAGTACCGGACAACCTACTGGATTAGAATTCTTAATATTCGTTGAAAATTTAGGTGGCACAGTTTTAATCGCCCTTTTCGTGTACGTATTTGCCATGAAGATGTCACGATAA
- a CDS encoding arylsulfatase codes for MSKDKENNIVIMAGYQSIETAEKNFDQLTELVKDKKIKTEGMILVQNDQDGKVSVTETGDKLGRKGMGWGGGVGLLVGLAAPPLLASVVVGAAAGGLIGKFTKKKVQSGIESGLGDKLKPGTAAIITIVGENDRLVTEQALADSPAKSVAPIKGIKGLKEALAEAGGKFNPDRTVLPIPDREFGGAVGRTLRDSVADWTMIPGPQAPEDAPNVLVILIDDAGYGNIGSFGGPINTPNFSRVQEMGITYNRFHVTAVCSPTRACLLTGRNQHRVGFGSIAEYPGPFPGYTAAKPKSCAAFPRILRENGYVTGGFGKWHLTPDNVQGAAGPFDNWPQAWGFDHWWGFLSGAAGQYDPIITQDNSTLGVPEGKDGEHYYFPDDLTDKAVEWLHAVRAQDAHKPWMMYYSTGCAHAPHHVAKEWADKYKGQFDEGWDVMREKVIKRQKELGIIPEDTKLTERPDLFPAWESLNEDEKVLYARQMEVYAGYSENADWNVGRLLDAIEEMGDLENTLIMYIWGDNGASMEGTLTGSFNEMTFLNGIVLDADHQLKLIDEYGGMDAMGGIHTAPHYAAAWAHAGNTPFQWGKQMASHLGGTRNPMVIAWPDRIKPDNEMRTQFTHCIDVGPTILEVVGIPEPDIVDGIEQEPMDGTSFAYTFDDVKAEERHIVQYFEMFGSRAIYKDGWWAASKPDRIPWDFSPETLQRFGPDADWDPDKDAPWELYYLPEDFSQAKNIAKDNADKVKELQDLWWDEAEKNQVLPLMGGASVMYGILPPLPTITRFSFAGDVQNVQRGMIPRVYGRSYAIEAEISVPESGAEGVIVSNADFMGGFSLWVDEEGLLHHTYSLLGVEIYKQISEEKIPTGDVEVKMLFEADEPKPGTGGQVTLYANDKKIGEGRMPHTVAVAFSSYAGMDVGCSNGLVVDRDYEDNAPYAFTGTVKKVIFDLRPNTHEDEEKLHEIEQQSNIAHGASG; via the coding sequence ATGAGCAAGGATAAAGAAAATAACATCGTTATTATGGCCGGCTATCAAAGTATTGAAACAGCCGAAAAGAACTTCGATCAGCTCACAGAGCTGGTAAAGGACAAAAAGATAAAGACTGAAGGTATGATCCTTGTCCAAAACGACCAGGATGGTAAAGTGAGTGTCACCGAGACCGGGGACAAATTAGGCCGTAAGGGAATGGGTTGGGGTGGTGGTGTAGGACTCCTGGTAGGGTTAGCTGCACCACCCCTACTGGCTTCTGTAGTTGTAGGCGCTGCTGCTGGTGGACTTATCGGAAAATTCACCAAGAAAAAGGTACAAAGTGGCATTGAAAGTGGACTTGGTGATAAACTCAAGCCCGGGACCGCAGCTATTATTACCATTGTTGGAGAAAATGATCGACTAGTAACTGAACAGGCACTTGCAGATTCACCAGCCAAATCTGTTGCCCCAATAAAGGGCATAAAAGGCCTTAAAGAGGCTTTAGCAGAGGCAGGGGGGAAATTTAACCCCGACCGTACTGTATTACCAATTCCCGACCGTGAATTCGGTGGAGCAGTAGGACGTACCCTACGTGATTCTGTGGCAGATTGGACCATGATTCCAGGACCACAGGCACCGGAAGATGCTCCTAATGTGTTAGTCATTCTTATTGACGATGCTGGCTACGGTAACATTGGATCCTTTGGTGGTCCCATTAACACCCCTAATTTCTCGAGGGTGCAGGAAATGGGGATTACCTACAACCGATTCCATGTAACTGCAGTGTGTTCCCCCACACGGGCCTGCCTCTTGACAGGTCGCAACCAGCATCGAGTTGGTTTTGGATCTATTGCAGAATATCCCGGCCCATTCCCCGGCTACACAGCCGCCAAACCTAAAAGCTGCGCAGCATTTCCACGTATCCTCAGAGAAAATGGATATGTCACCGGAGGTTTTGGTAAGTGGCATTTAACCCCTGATAATGTACAGGGTGCAGCCGGACCTTTCGATAACTGGCCTCAAGCATGGGGTTTTGACCATTGGTGGGGTTTCCTTAGTGGTGCAGCCGGTCAATATGACCCAATAATCACGCAGGACAACTCAACACTTGGCGTACCCGAGGGTAAAGATGGAGAACACTACTACTTCCCTGATGATCTCACTGATAAGGCAGTAGAGTGGCTGCATGCTGTCCGGGCCCAAGACGCTCATAAGCCCTGGATGATGTACTACTCAACTGGATGTGCACATGCACCCCACCATGTGGCAAAGGAGTGGGCTGACAAATATAAAGGCCAGTTTGATGAGGGATGGGATGTAATGCGTGAGAAGGTCATTAAACGCCAAAAAGAGCTGGGTATAATCCCTGAAGATACAAAATTAACCGAACGCCCAGACCTCTTCCCTGCATGGGAATCATTAAATGAAGATGAAAAAGTACTCTACGCTAGACAAATGGAAGTTTATGCAGGTTACTCTGAAAACGCAGATTGGAACGTCGGAAGATTACTCGACGCAATAGAAGAGATGGGAGATCTGGAAAATACCCTTATTATGTATATTTGGGGCGATAATGGAGCAAGTATGGAAGGAACCCTTACTGGTTCTTTCAATGAGATGACATTCTTAAATGGGATAGTGTTGGATGCAGACCATCAATTGAAACTGATTGATGAATATGGCGGCATGGATGCTATGGGAGGCATCCATACCGCACCTCATTACGCGGCAGCTTGGGCACATGCCGGTAACACACCATTCCAGTGGGGTAAGCAGATGGCCAGTCACCTGGGGGGTACCAGAAACCCCATGGTCATAGCTTGGCCAGATCGAATCAAGCCAGATAATGAAATGAGGACCCAGTTCACCCATTGTATAGATGTAGGTCCCACTATACTGGAAGTAGTAGGTATTCCTGAACCTGATATAGTTGATGGAATTGAACAAGAACCTATGGATGGTACTAGTTTCGCTTACACCTTTGATGATGTCAAAGCTGAAGAACGTCACATTGTACAATACTTCGAAATGTTTGGTAGCCGAGCAATCTATAAAGACGGTTGGTGGGCAGCTTCCAAACCCGACAGGATACCATGGGACTTTTCACCTGAAACACTGCAACGTTTCGGGCCAGATGCTGATTGGGATCCCGATAAGGATGCACCTTGGGAATTATATTATTTGCCTGAAGACTTTTCACAGGCCAAGAACATCGCAAAAGATAATGCAGATAAAGTAAAGGAACTCCAAGACCTATGGTGGGATGAAGCCGAGAAAAACCAAGTTCTGCCGTTGATGGGCGGGGCTTCAGTTATGTACGGAATCTTGCCACCGCTTCCTACCATTACCCGGTTTTCATTCGCGGGTGATGTTCAGAATGTGCAGCGTGGTATGATACCCCGTGTTTATGGGCGATCCTATGCTATTGAAGCCGAAATCTCAGTTCCTGAAAGCGGGGCAGAAGGAGTGATTGTCTCCAACGCTGATTTCATGGGAGGATTTAGTTTATGGGTTGATGAGGAGGGATTGCTACATCACACCTACTCCTTGCTTGGTGTGGAGATTTACAAGCAGATTTCTGAGGAGAAGATTCCTACCGGTGATGTGGAGGTGAAGATGTTGTTTGAGGCAGATGAACCCAAACCGGGTACAGGCGGGCAAGTAACATTATATGCCAATGACAAAAAGATTGGCGAAGGCAGGATGCCCCATACAGTTGCTGTTGCTTTCTCTTCCTATGCGGGTATGGATGTAGGTTGTAGTAATGGTCTAGTAGTTGATAGGGACTATGAAGATAATGCTCCATATGCGTTCACGGGGACTGTTAAAAAGGTAATCTTTGACCTCCGGCCTAATACCCATGAAGATGAGGAAAAGCTTCATGAGATAGAACAACAATCTAATATTGCCCATGGAGCCTCAGGATAG
- a CDS encoding zinc ribbon domain-containing protein, protein MVYCKECGTENPDNAEFCQECGNELVPENEDNVMGTKSTGLIIFGYIFAVLGLISGSILSLVGLVIGFTLLRRGGPDRGHGIIITVISAFVILIWIAIAILYVYYAYLT, encoded by the coding sequence GTGGTTTATTGTAAAGAATGCGGAACTGAAAATCCTGATAATGCCGAATTTTGTCAGGAGTGTGGAAATGAGCTTGTTCCTGAAAATGAAGACAATGTTATGGGAACAAAAAGTACCGGACTAATTATATTTGGATATATCTTCGCGGTTCTAGGTTTGATTTCAGGATCTATACTTTCTCTGGTTGGTCTTGTAATTGGTTTCACTCTTCTTAGAAGAGGTGGTCCTGATAGGGGTCATGGAATAATAATTACAGTAATCTCAGCATTTGTCATACTTATCTGGATAGCAATTGCAATTTTATATGTGTATTACGCTTATTTAACCTAA
- a CDS encoding SulP family inorganic anion transporter, with protein sequence MNLKQNITSFLPILKWGKSYDKEWLKPDILAGITLGAFTIPEAIAYASLVGLPPETGLYAAMMGLCAYLFFGTSRQLSMGPTSDVAILVGVTLGGLALASFTEYAALAAITAILTGIFALAARILRMGFLVKLISKPVLKGFLAGVGFYIAVSQLPKLFGIHGANGGFFERIWFIIANFDQFNLPSFIIGMGGIIFLLIVRKKFHKVPGALILIIASIILMSVTNLADLGVTVLGEISTQLPTFGVPDIATDISTVVPLAFACFLITYVEGMGLARMFSVKHKYPIDPDQELVALGASNIAAGMSQGFPIGASMSRSLENDESGAKTPLSGGFSAFIIAIVILFLSGLLFNLPQTILASIVLVAVIGLVDYSDLIKTYRLSKREFAIAITTFGSVLVFGILEGILIGVIISFIDLIERIYNPKIAVLGRITNSNKFGDIERHPENKQIPGILVVRVDGYQIFASAENIKESIISLTKTQKTPVKLLILDFKSSPIIDVTGAEMLKELCEEMIVEKTTVKLAHVSGQVRDFLRSAGLEKYFGTLEADTHIHDFINEFDKEFEKL encoded by the coding sequence TTGAATTTAAAGCAGAATATCACCTCCTTTTTACCAATACTTAAATGGGGAAAGAGTTATGATAAGGAGTGGTTGAAACCGGATATTCTGGCAGGAATAACTTTAGGAGCATTTACAATACCTGAAGCTATCGCATACGCATCCTTAGTAGGATTACCTCCAGAGACAGGTTTATATGCTGCTATGATGGGATTATGTGCTTATCTATTTTTTGGAACATCCCGCCAGCTTTCTATGGGACCAACATCCGATGTGGCTATATTGGTGGGAGTCACCCTGGGAGGATTGGCTCTGGCCAGTTTCACAGAATATGCAGCACTTGCTGCCATCACTGCTATTTTAACGGGAATTTTTGCCTTAGCTGCCCGGATTTTAAGAATGGGATTTTTGGTTAAACTCATTTCTAAACCAGTTTTAAAAGGTTTTCTGGCAGGAGTTGGTTTTTATATAGCTGTAAGTCAGTTGCCTAAATTATTTGGAATACACGGAGCTAATGGGGGTTTTTTTGAACGCATATGGTTTATTATTGCTAATTTTGACCAGTTTAACCTACCTTCATTTATAATTGGTATGGGCGGAATAATCTTCCTTTTGATAGTGCGTAAAAAATTTCATAAAGTCCCGGGTGCACTTATTTTGATCATAGCATCCATTATATTGATGTCAGTTACTAATCTCGCTGATTTAGGAGTAACAGTTTTAGGTGAAATATCTACTCAATTACCCACTTTTGGCGTACCCGATATTGCTACCGATATCTCAACTGTCGTTCCTCTGGCCTTTGCCTGTTTCTTAATAACTTATGTGGAAGGCATGGGCCTGGCCCGGATGTTCTCTGTGAAACATAAATATCCCATTGATCCTGATCAGGAACTGGTAGCTCTGGGAGCATCCAATATAGCTGCAGGAATGAGTCAGGGATTTCCCATTGGAGCTAGCATGTCCCGAAGCCTAGAAAATGATGAAAGTGGCGCTAAAACTCCTCTTTCAGGGGGATTTAGTGCATTTATCATAGCTATTGTTATTCTTTTTCTGTCAGGATTGCTTTTCAATCTCCCCCAGACTATTCTGGCATCCATTGTATTGGTGGCAGTAATAGGTCTGGTTGATTATTCAGATCTAATTAAAACTTATAGGTTAAGTAAAAGAGAATTTGCAATTGCCATTACCACATTTGGTAGTGTATTGGTCTTTGGAATCCTTGAAGGGATCTTAATAGGTGTTATAATTTCATTTATAGATTTAATTGAACGAATTTATAACCCTAAGATTGCTGTTTTAGGCCGCATAACTAATTCAAATAAGTTTGGCGATATAGAACGACACCCTGAAAATAAGCAAATACCCGGTATTCTAGTGGTGAGAGTGGATGGATATCAGATATTTGCCAGTGCAGAGAACATTAAAGAATCCATTATCAGCCTGACTAAGACGCAGAAAACACCGGTGAAACTGTTAATACTGGACTTTAAATCTTCGCCTATAATAGATGTCACTGGAGCGGAAATGTTAAAAGAACTTTGTGAAGAGATGATTGTTGAGAAAACTACTGTTAAATTAGCCCATGTTTCGGGACAGGTCAGAGATTTCCTGCGCTCTGCGGGTCTAGAAAAATACTTCGGAACTTTGGAAGCTGATACCCATATCCATGATTTCATCAATGAATTTGATAAGGAATTTGAAAAACTCTAA
- a CDS encoding anaerobic sulfatase maturase — protein sequence MTESEYLVSFHLMAKPNGALCNLNCKYCFYTPKVELYQDREMEMSDEVLEEYTRQYIGALEIPEVTFAWQGGEPTLMGIEFFKKAIKFQQMYKKPGMKIYNTIQTNGTLLDKDWCEFFRENDFLVGISIDGPRDLHDAYRRDKKGNPSFDRVMHGLKLLKKYEVEFNILSTVNRSNADYPLEVYNFFKEVVGAKHIQFIPIVEMEDSNGKIKVSDESVLPEQYGKFLSTIFDEWVQKDVGKVYVQIYDAALASWVDYPPSVCLFAPTCGTALIIEHNGDIYSCDHFVDSEHLLGNIMETPMEELVSSSQQFQFGLDKKEKLPQKCVQCDFKFACYGACPKHRFLINETGEKHLNYLCNSYKEFFEHIKWPMEIMTSLLNHNRAPAEVMSILKGDETLKKVFPDIGRNDPCPCGSGLKFKKCHGKSG from the coding sequence TTGACAGAATCAGAATACTTAGTAAGTTTTCATTTAATGGCCAAGCCTAATGGAGCATTATGTAATTTAAACTGTAAATATTGTTTTTATACTCCAAAAGTGGAACTTTATCAAGATAGAGAAATGGAAATGTCTGATGAAGTGTTGGAAGAGTACACTCGCCAGTACATTGGTGCTTTGGAGATTCCAGAAGTTACATTTGCCTGGCAGGGTGGTGAACCTACTCTCATGGGTATTGAATTTTTCAAGAAGGCCATTAAATTTCAGCAGATGTACAAAAAACCAGGGATGAAGATATATAACACCATACAGACCAATGGAACCCTCTTAGACAAGGATTGGTGTGAATTTTTCCGGGAAAATGATTTTTTAGTGGGTATCAGCATTGATGGCCCCCGAGATCTTCATGATGCTTATCGAAGGGATAAAAAAGGAAATCCCTCTTTTGATCGAGTAATGCATGGTTTAAAGCTGCTTAAAAAGTATGAAGTTGAATTTAATATTTTATCCACGGTAAATCGGAGTAATGCTGATTATCCTCTGGAGGTATATAATTTTTTTAAAGAGGTGGTTGGTGCCAAACATATTCAGTTTATACCAATCGTGGAAATGGAAGATTCAAATGGAAAAATAAAGGTTTCAGATGAATCAGTGCTCCCGGAACAGTACGGAAAGTTCTTATCAACTATTTTTGATGAATGGGTACAGAAGGATGTGGGGAAAGTTTATGTGCAAATATATGATGCTGCTCTAGCTTCATGGGTTGATTATCCTCCATCTGTGTGTCTATTTGCTCCAACCTGTGGAACAGCTCTTATAATAGAACATAATGGGGATATATACTCTTGCGATCACTTTGTGGACTCTGAACATTTATTAGGTAATATAATGGAAACTCCAATGGAAGAATTAGTATCATCTTCCCAACAATTTCAATTTGGTTTAGATAAAAAAGAGAAACTTCCTCAAAAATGCGTTCAATGTGATTTTAAATTTGCATGCTATGGTGCTTGCCCAAAACATAGATTTTTAATTAATGAAACTGGTGAAAAACATTTAAATTATCTCTGTAACAGTTACAAAGAATTTTTTGAGCATATTAAATGGCCAATGGAGATAATGACTTCTTTATTAAATCATAATAGAGCACCTGCTGAGGTAATGTCTATTTTAAAAGGTGATGAAACCTTAAAAAAAGTCTTCCCGGATATTGGCCGTAATGATCCCTGTCCCTGCGGAAGTGGGCTAAAATTTAAAAAATGTCATGGGAAATCAGGATAA
- a CDS encoding PQQ-binding-like beta-propeller repeat protein, whose translation MITNRIQYKNIFLFLALLTLLVLSISPAMAATDDALADSEFPKAQNDNQNTGQSQYVGPQSNNTTGNFTPDNENTKITGAPSIGPDGTVYLPTSFNNGINELANLYALTPDGTKKWNFTIYDGIIYDSNYNYISGSPAITNDGTIYITGGFFDSTRTYGFLYAINPDGTLKWKYILNEGTTVYMRGSPAIGTDGTIYFTTNYYDSGWYAKLNAVKPDGTLKWGYSVSQGAYGGNIASPAVGTEGTINFAYMYYWNYDGQSVLRVLDQNGNSIWSGGMSGNLDSSALVVREGIVYMVVDGTLYAMNPSEDQADWKYTITNGRFRTNPSIAKDGTIYIGGYYDNGDGYNYGLYAINPDGSLKWNYPTMYSVNHEAVIGADGTIYFGEGDEDTFFALNSDGTLKWSLPVYATSSAAIGSNDYLYFGVVDGRNNVLYIVRAAGSDLDNKEPNNTENTTVNAVTTTKSSGNSIGMQETGTPLTGIVLAVLMVLGGLISTKRH comes from the coding sequence TTGATCACAAACCGAATTCAATATAAAAACATTTTTTTGTTTTTAGCACTGCTAACACTCTTAGTCCTTTCAATTTCCCCAGCCATGGCTGCTACTGATGACGCATTGGCAGACAGTGAATTCCCTAAAGCCCAAAATGATAACCAAAACACTGGTCAGTCCCAGTATGTTGGACCTCAATCTAATAACACCACCGGGAACTTTACCCCAGATAATGAAAACACCAAAATAACTGGTGCACCATCTATAGGACCTGATGGCACAGTCTACTTACCAACATCATTCAATAATGGCATCAACGAATTAGCTAATCTATATGCATTGACACCTGATGGAACTAAAAAATGGAACTTCACCATTTACGATGGAATCATCTACGATAGCAATTACAATTACATCAGTGGGTCTCCTGCCATTACCAATGATGGAACCATTTACATCACCGGTGGGTTCTTTGATAGTACCAGGACTTATGGCTTTTTATATGCTATAAATCCTGACGGCACATTAAAATGGAAATACATCCTCAACGAAGGAACAACCGTTTACATGAGAGGTTCTCCAGCTATAGGAACTGATGGAACTATCTACTTCACCACCAACTATTACGACTCTGGATGGTACGCTAAATTAAATGCAGTGAAACCTGATGGTACCTTAAAATGGGGATATTCTGTTAGTCAAGGAGCTTATGGAGGTAATATTGCATCTCCAGCCGTAGGGACTGAAGGAACAATCAATTTTGCCTACATGTACTATTGGAATTATGATGGACAGAGTGTATTGCGCGTGCTGGATCAAAATGGAAACTCTATATGGAGTGGCGGTATGTCAGGAAATTTGGACTCAAGTGCATTGGTAGTTCGTGAAGGAATCGTTTACATGGTCGTTGATGGTACATTATATGCCATGAATCCATCTGAGGATCAAGCTGACTGGAAATATACTATTACCAATGGTCGTTTCCGTACCAATCCCTCAATTGCTAAAGATGGTACCATATACATTGGAGGTTACTACGACAATGGTGATGGATATAATTATGGATTGTATGCCATTAACCCCGATGGAAGTCTCAAATGGAATTACCCAACAATGTATTCTGTAAACCATGAAGCAGTAATTGGTGCAGATGGAACCATTTACTTTGGAGAAGGCGATGAAGATACTTTCTTTGCATTAAACAGTGACGGAACTCTTAAATGGTCTTTACCAGTGTATGCTACTAGTTCTGCAGCCATTGGAAGTAATGATTATCTTTACTTCGGAGTAGTAGACGGTAGAAACAATGTACTTTACATTGTCCGGGCAGCTGGATCTGATCTGGACAACAAAGAACCCAACAATACAGAAAACACAACCGTTAACGCAGTAACCACCACTAAATCTTCTGGAAACTCTATTGGCATGCAGGAAACCGGAACACCACTAACTGGAATAGTTCTTGCTGTTCTAATGGTGCTGGGTGGGTTAATCTCTACCAAAAGACACTAA
- a CDS encoding GerW family sporulation protein yields MEDAIKTTVEELRKVLNIENVIGETIETEDKILIPVTRFGMAFGAGMGEGKGPQDQGGKGAGAAGGTGIEPIAMIAVFKDVKGPEGIKLLSLKSPGPIARAISELGSTAADVIRERRKMETPGTEETPETE; encoded by the coding sequence ATGGAGGATGCAATAAAAACTACGGTAGAGGAATTGCGTAAGGTCTTGAATATTGAAAATGTCATCGGTGAAACCATCGAAACTGAAGACAAGATCCTTATTCCTGTCACCAGATTTGGCATGGCTTTCGGTGCCGGTATGGGCGAAGGAAAAGGTCCACAAGACCAAGGTGGTAAAGGTGCTGGAGCTGCTGGAGGGACTGGTATAGAACCCATAGCAATGATAGCAGTCTTCAAGGATGTGAAAGGTCCTGAAGGGATTAAATTATTATCACTCAAGTCACCCGGTCCAATCGCTCGAGCTATAAGCGAACTAGGCTCAACTGCTGCGGATGTCATCAGAGAAAGACGAAAAATGGAAACCCCCGGAACAGAAGAAACTCCTGAAACCGAATAA
- a CDS encoding hemerythrin domain-containing protein, translating into MSNLNQPNVGEDFIRFHRIITRGLEVGIRNTNEFLERGSIEEQKREGFLNYVEAFSSFLDGHHKVENQQLFPYFKPLIPDVPYLQLMKEHKVVDSSLKEINSGLNSLRSKRDVISSLKKLQSGFKKINQIWHPHIQIEETQLFQKVGSLDINRDEMIRIQKKFSDFFQKKAGPAYLLVPFALYNSSPEDRAILAQGFPETVTQQLVPIDWKDKWTSMQPFFLK; encoded by the coding sequence ATGTCTAATCTAAATCAGCCCAACGTTGGAGAAGATTTCATACGTTTTCACCGGATCATTACCCGTGGTCTGGAAGTAGGTATTAGAAATACTAATGAATTTTTAGAAAGGGGCAGTATAGAAGAACAAAAGCGGGAAGGCTTCCTTAACTACGTAGAGGCTTTTTCGTCATTTTTGGATGGGCATCATAAGGTTGAGAATCAGCAGTTGTTCCCCTACTTCAAGCCGCTTATACCGGATGTACCTTATTTACAGTTGATGAAAGAACATAAAGTGGTTGATAGTTCTCTAAAGGAAATAAATAGCGGACTCAACAGTTTAAGGTCCAAAAGAGATGTAATAAGTTCACTAAAAAAGCTTCAATCTGGTTTTAAAAAAATAAATCAAATATGGCATCCTCATATACAGATCGAGGAGACACAATTATTTCAAAAAGTGGGTAGCCTGGATATAAATCGGGATGAAATGATCAGGATCCAAAAAAAATTTTCCGATTTTTTTCAGAAAAAGGCTGGCCCGGCATACTTGTTGGTGCCCTTTGCCCTGTATAACTCATCTCCTGAGGATCGTGCCATTCTGGCCCAGGGATTCCCGGAGACAGTAACCCAACAACTGGTACCCATCGACTGGAAAGATAAATGGACCTCCATGCAACCCTTCTTTCTCAAATGA